Proteins encoded in a region of the Candidatus Obscuribacter sp. genome:
- a CDS encoding glycosyltransferase family 2 protein: MPYLSVVIPAYNEEKRLPKTLESVYAYLKSTEYSFEIVVVDDGSHDGTVDMVQEFAKHSDEGTVRLVSYAPNQGKGFAVRTGMLAARGDYLLMNDADGSSPIEEVARLLEGLKPDNRVVIGSRAKEDPTAKVNALFYRKYIGNTFNLIVQSLLLPGIRDTQCGFKLFESKAAQHIFSVARLNGYAFDVELLYIARIHGYKIREVAINWNNAEGSKVNVLTDSPRMLLEVLGITIGAWIGTYKKRQIAKRVD; this comes from the coding sequence ATGCCTTATTTATCGGTCGTAATCCCTGCCTACAACGAAGAAAAGCGTCTACCCAAGACGCTTGAATCAGTCTATGCTTATTTGAAGAGCACAGAGTATAGCTTTGAAATTGTAGTAGTAGATGATGGCAGTCATGATGGCACGGTTGACATGGTGCAGGAATTTGCCAAACACTCGGACGAAGGCACAGTTAGACTCGTCTCTTATGCTCCCAATCAGGGTAAGGGCTTTGCCGTGCGTACTGGTATGCTGGCTGCTCGTGGCGATTATTTGCTGATGAACGATGCCGATGGTAGCTCTCCTATCGAAGAGGTCGCAAGGCTCCTGGAAGGGCTCAAGCCTGACAATCGGGTGGTAATTGGCTCGCGTGCTAAAGAGGACCCGACCGCCAAGGTAAACGCCCTTTTTTACCGTAAATATATCGGCAATACTTTTAACTTAATCGTGCAGTCTTTGCTTTTACCCGGTATCCGCGATACACAATGCGGCTTTAAGTTGTTTGAGAGTAAAGCGGCTCAGCACATCTTTAGCGTAGCCAGGCTCAATGGCTATGCTTTTGACGTAGAGCTACTCTATATCGCACGCATCCATGGCTACAAAATCCGCGAAGTGGCCATCAACTGGAATAATGCTGAGGGCTCCAAAGTCAACGTTTTGACAGATTCTCCCCGTATGCTCTTGGAAGTCCTTGGTATTACTATTGGTGCCTGGATTGGCACATATAAAAAACGTCAAATTGCCAAGCGTGTCGATTAA